The Manis javanica isolate MJ-LG chromosome 6, MJ_LKY, whole genome shotgun sequence genome contains a region encoding:
- the STARD3NL gene encoding STARD3 N-terminal-like protein isoform X1: MNLPENMGNALTGSQNSHASLREVHSINPTQLMARIESYEGREKKGISDVRRTFCLFVTFDLLFVTLLWIIELNVNGGIENTLEKEVVQYDYYSSYFDIFLLAVFRFKVLILAYAVCRLRHWWAIALTTAVTSAFLLAKVILSKLFSQGAFGYVLPIISFILAWIETWFLDFKVLPQEAEEENRLLIVHDASERAALIPGGLSDGQFYSPPESEAGSEEEAEEKQDSEKPLLEL; this comes from the exons ATGAACCTTCCAGAAAACATGGGGAATGCTCTCACAGGGAGCCAGAACTCTCATGCTTCCTTGCGTGAAGTCCATTCCATCAACCCTACACAACTCATGGCCAGGATTGAGTCCtatgaaggaagggaaaagaaaggcaTCTCTGATGTCAGGAGGACTTTCTGTTTGTTTGTCACCTTTGACCTCTTATTTGTAACATTACTGTGGATAATAGAGTTAAAT GTGAATGGAGGCATTGAGAACACATTAGAGAAGGAGGTGGTGCAGTATGACTACTATTCTTCTTATTTTGATATATTC cttttgGCAGTTTTTCGATTTAAAGTGTTAATACTTGCCTATGCTGTATGCAGACTGCGCCACTGGTGGGCAATAGCG TTAACGACAGCAGTGACCAGTGCCTTTTTACTAGCAAAAGTGATCCTCTCAAAG CTTTTCTCTCAAGGGGCTTTTGGCTATGTGCTGCCTATCATTTCATTCATCCTCGCCTGGATTGAGACTTGGTTCCTGGATTTCAAAGTGTTACCTcaagaggcagaggaagaaaaca GACTCCTGATCGTTCATGACGCTTCAGAGAGGGCGGCCCTTATACCCGGTGGCCTTTCTGATGGTCAGTTTTATTCTCCTCCTGAGTCTGAAGCag
- the STARD3NL gene encoding STARD3 N-terminal-like protein isoform X2 produces MNLPENMGNALTGSQNSHASLREVHSINPTQLMARIESYEGREKKGISDVRRTFCLFVTFDLLFVTLLWIIELNVNGGIENTLEKEVVQYDYYSSYFDIFLLAVFRFKVLILAYAVCRLRHWWAIALFSQGAFGYVLPIISFILAWIETWFLDFKVLPQEAEEENRLLIVHDASERAALIPGGLSDGQFYSPPESEAGSEEEAEEKQDSEKPLLEL; encoded by the exons ATGAACCTTCCAGAAAACATGGGGAATGCTCTCACAGGGAGCCAGAACTCTCATGCTTCCTTGCGTGAAGTCCATTCCATCAACCCTACACAACTCATGGCCAGGATTGAGTCCtatgaaggaagggaaaagaaaggcaTCTCTGATGTCAGGAGGACTTTCTGTTTGTTTGTCACCTTTGACCTCTTATTTGTAACATTACTGTGGATAATAGAGTTAAAT GTGAATGGAGGCATTGAGAACACATTAGAGAAGGAGGTGGTGCAGTATGACTACTATTCTTCTTATTTTGATATATTC cttttgGCAGTTTTTCGATTTAAAGTGTTAATACTTGCCTATGCTGTATGCAGACTGCGCCACTGGTGGGCAATAGCG CTTTTCTCTCAAGGGGCTTTTGGCTATGTGCTGCCTATCATTTCATTCATCCTCGCCTGGATTGAGACTTGGTTCCTGGATTTCAAAGTGTTACCTcaagaggcagaggaagaaaaca GACTCCTGATCGTTCATGACGCTTCAGAGAGGGCGGCCCTTATACCCGGTGGCCTTTCTGATGGTCAGTTTTATTCTCCTCCTGAGTCTGAAGCag